In Chitinophaga sp. HK235, a single window of DNA contains:
- a CDS encoding thiamine phosphate synthase — MIWIITSPERIYEEEKIIADLLQAGAHRILLRKPSWQPREYMALLDKTDPSCYARIIVRDNFQVCQRFPVGGLHLSGKVRESMNCRELQLCLQRYRNCSTGIHDMADITSMAPQFTTLLLSPVFDSISKAGYNGRFAQPLPDKKGRQVLGMGGIDASNISRLKDWHYDGAALLGAIWQQPEQAVNNYQRIQAQWNSNDHP, encoded by the coding sequence ATGATCTGGATCATCACCTCACCAGAACGCATATACGAAGAAGAAAAAATAATCGCGGACCTGCTGCAGGCAGGAGCCCATCGTATCCTGCTACGAAAGCCAAGCTGGCAACCGAGGGAATACATGGCCTTGCTGGACAAAACAGACCCATCCTGTTATGCTCGCATCATTGTCCGCGATAACTTTCAGGTATGTCAGCGGTTTCCGGTGGGAGGCCTCCACCTAAGTGGTAAAGTACGGGAAAGCATGAACTGCAGAGAGTTACAGCTTTGTCTGCAACGCTACAGGAATTGCAGCACAGGTATCCATGATATGGCAGACATCACTTCCATGGCACCACAGTTTACCACACTGCTGTTAAGCCCCGTATTTGACAGCATATCCAAAGCAGGCTACAATGGCCGCTTTGCACAACCCCTTCCCGATAAAAAGGGAAGGCAGGTGTTAGGCATGGGAGGCATCGATGCCAGCAACATCAGCAGGTTAAAAGACTGGCATTATGATGGCGCCGCCCTGCTGGGCGCTATCTGGCAACAACCGGAACAGGCGGTCAACAATTATCAGCGTATTCAGGCACAATGGAACAGCAACGACCATCCGTAA